Below is a genomic region from Anoxybacillus flavithermus.
CGCCCCATGTACGTTATCGGTTGTGACGTATCCGACGCGATCAGACTGAATCGGAATGTCGATCAACACGCACGGGATGTCGCTTTCGACGACTTCCGTTAAATACGGATCGTCCGTTTTAATGCCTTGCAAAATGACGCCATCGACGCGCCGTTCGCGACATAGTTGCGAATACGTCTTTTCCCGCTGTTTCGTCGAATTTGTATTAAACAAAATGACATCATAGTCTGTTTTGGCGATGTAGTCGTTGACGCCTGTCATCACTTCAAACGTAAAATTGTCTTTCACCGCTGAGCGCGTCATCCCCGAAACGAGCAACCCAATCGTTTTCGATTTATTCATAACAAGGCTTCGCGCTAAAGTGTTTGGGCTGTAATTGAGCTGTTTCGCGATGTCCATAATTTTTCTGCGCGTCTTTTCACTGACATCCGAATAACCGTTTAACGCGCGAGAAACGGTCGTTACCGACACGCCAGCAGCTTTTGCAATATCTTTAATCGTTGTCACTTTCATTTCCTCCAAAACGTTTCGGATTCCTTGTTGATTTGAATTGTAACCGAACTTGAAACCGATTGCAACAAAAAATTTGTGACAAAATTCGTGGCATTTTGTCCAAAAATGCTCTCCCTTCCTCTCTAGCAGTCATGCTATAATGAGAAAAAAGCAAAGTCCTGCGGTAATATGTCAAGGTGAAAAATCATCGAAATTGGAAATTCGATTGTCCGATGATCCGAAAAAAGGCAATACTTAAGAAGCCCAGCCTTGTCTGATGTCATTAACTGGGTTTTGATGCAAAATCAGTTAGATCGATACCCCTATCGATCTTCCCCCTTTCTTGGCGTGTAGATTTGACCGTTGCGTAGCAGCGCATCGATCACACGCACGAGTTTTCGAGCGGTGAGGACGAGGGCTCGTTTGTGTTGGTGCTTTGGTACCTCCTCATATTTCTTCCGGTAATAGGCGCGAAACGACGCATCATGCCGTTGTACCGAGTTGGCAGCCTCCACTAGGTAGTAACGGAGATAGCGATTGCCGGAACGAATGAGGGAAGTCTCCTCGGCTTGGAACCGACCGGACTGGTGCTTGGACCAAGTCAAACCTGCATACTTTGCTAAGGCAGCTTGATTGTCAAAGCGCTCGATTTGTCCAATTTCGGCTAAGATACCGGCAGCGTAAACAGGTCCGATGCCCGGAATCGTTTGTAACGTATTTGGAATGCCTTCCAAATGGCGAGTAATCGCTTTGTCTAGCTCTTTGATTTGCGCTTGAAGGCTACGAATGGATTGAATCGATAGGCCTAAAAGCAAGTCGATGGAATCCTCGACACACTTGGAAAGCCGATAGGACGAACGAGCCGCCTTTTGAATGGACTTGGCGATGCATTCTGGGTCGGCAAAGCGATTGCGTCCTTTCTGGCGCAAGAAGTCAGCGAGCTGTTGCACGTCCGCCTGACTGATTTCGTCTAAGCTAAACGACTCGAGAAGAAGCTCTAAGATAGCATGTCCGAATACGGAGCTGTCTACCTCTTGAGTAAACGAGCTGCACTTGTAAAACAAGTGTTGGAGGAAGTACTGCTTTTCTCGAGTTAGCTGGTGGACGAGATGATAGCGCATGCGCGTGAGCCGTTGAAGGGCGATAAACTGTTCCTGCATGACAGCCGTCACTTTCAAGCGGCCAAAGCGTAGCCGATCGGCAATGATCCACGCATCGATGCCGTCCGTTTTATCCAAGTCGGTGTAAGCTTCTTTAAATTTGCGAATGAGCTTCGGATTGATGGTAAACACCTTGACATTCCAAGACTTCAGCTCCTCCTGTTGGTGGAAAAACATCGCCGGATGCCAGCTGTAGACCGAAGTGGCTTCCATCCCGATGAGAATTTCGGATGGTTGGCGCTTGTTGGCCCACAGGAGGATTTGATCGCGAAGGAAGGTGGCGCCAAGGAGATGGTTGTCCGCCTTGAATTGCGCGCACGTGTTTCCTTCTTGGTCCATGATACACGTGTATAAGTCCGTTGAGCTCACGTCAATCCCGACGTAGAGTTTCATGAGATCACCTCCAATCTTAGTAGGATCGTGGGGTTAGGACTCTTCGGGATGCCCCCGGATCGCGCCTGTTGACCAGTCACCCTCGCGTATGAGAACTCACGTTGGGCCATGGGCTGCCTGGAAGCTGCTCCTTCCAGCATGGGAAGCCAACGGGAACAGCCTGCGGGTTAGAAGTCCGAACAGGAGCCGGGGAGACAGACTTTTCAAGTAGTCAAGGCTACAGGAGGAAGAAGAGTGTCCCCGATGATCCTCAAGATCATTATCCAAGAACATCGCGAAAAGTCCAACCCCGATGTGGTGCGATCCACGGGGGGAGGGGCGCGCCCCTCCCCCCGTGAGCAAATCACTCAAGCATATACGATTGTCAAGGAGCATATCCAACTGGAAATTCGATTTAAAAATCTTTCTAAACATACTATACGAGGAGGATCCATGATGAAAGGACGATGGACAAAGCGTTTTCAGAAAAAAAAGAAAACAGCTGAAGCGAACAAAACGACGACGATCGGGAAAAAATATGGGATCGTTTTCAGTTTTGCTACACTTTTATTTGTCAGCGTTTTCATTTTTGTTTTTTTACTCGTCAATAACTTAACGAACGTCGTCAAACAAGTGGAACAAAAAAGCGACCAAGCCATTTTAATTACCGACCTCGGTTCGTTATTTAAACAAAAATATATCGTTATTACGGACTATATGACAAATCCGCGTCCAGAGACGCTTTGGCACTACAACGATTTAACAGATCAATTCAACAAGAAAATGAAACAGCTAAAACCGCATATGCGAACAGAGGAAGCAAAAACGATTTACAATTCAACCATCTCGATTGAAAACCAACTAAACGACCTGCTTTATAAAACGATTCAACCTGCAGTATTGTCATATCGCGATCGTGGCGAACAAATTGATATTTTCCAAGTCATTAGCTTCCAAAATAAAGCGTCAACGATACGTGACATGAGCATCGAAAAGCTTGACATATTAAGAAAAATCGTCATGGATGACAGACACACGCTGACGACGCAAATGAACGATACGATTGCGAAAAACATGTTCATGATGATCATCACCGTCGTTGTGGCGCTCGTGTTATCGACGATCTCCCTAATCGTTGTGAGCCGAAAAATAAGCAGACGATTACAACAAGTCGTCCATGTTTGTCATGAACTTGCGCGCGGCAATTTACGCGTCGAGCGCTTAACGGATAAAGAAAATGATGAAGTCACGAAAATTGCCGAGGCAATGAATGAATTAGCAGACGGTCTTGAACAATCGATTGCACAAATTCAAGCGGCGGCAACATACGTCAACGACATGTCGCAAACGTTGCGACAAAACGCAGAAGCAACGACGGAAGCGAACGAACAAATTACACAAGCCATTCTTGAAGTAGCTTCCGGTGCAGATGAGCAAGTGAATGTATCGAAACAAACAAATGAAGCGGTACATGACGTGTCTGATGCGCTAACGACCGTTATGACGAAAGTATCTGAAACGACGAAACGAACAAACGAAGCAACGAAACGCGTTCACGAAGGAACGGCACTAGTAGAGCAAACGGTTGCACAAATGAAGCTCATTCGTGAACAAATTGAACGTCTCGCTAGCGTCATTGAATCGCTAAACGATAAATCAAAAGAAATTCATCAAATCGTCGGCTTTATTACGAGCATTTCCGATCAAACGAACTTGCTTGCATTAAATGCGGCGATTGAAGCCGCACGGGCAGGCGAACACGGAAAAGGATTTGGCGTCGTCGCTGAAGAAGTGCGTAAACTTGCTGAACAAACGGCGCATGCGGCCGGCAACATTCGCACCCTCGCTGAGCAGTCGCAAACGCAAACGGCGCACGCCGTACATGTGATGAATGAAAGCAGCGAATCGTTCCAAACAGGTCATTCGCTCGTCGAACAAGTCGGACACATTTTCCGTTCCATTTCGACCGATATGGCGCGCGTTCAAGCAGAAAGCGATACAGTGCACGATACGATTCGCGCCGTTGACGAAAAAGTAAAAACAATGACCGCATTTGCCGATCAAATTATTGACATTTCATCGCAATCGGCAAGAAACATTGAACAAGTGGCCGCAACGACGGAAGAACAAAACGCAACGATGCAAGAGTTGCTCGCTTCTTCGCAAGAACTCGCAAGCACGGCCGAACAGCTTCGCCAAGCGGTCGCACGTTTTCACATGTAGCTCGGACAACCGTCCTTCTTTTCAAGTGAAAGGACGGTTTCTTTTTTCATCTCGCTACGAAAGGAAGTGAATGCATGCTCTCCCCTCACCTTGCGAAAAAAATTGTGTCTGACGTTCGCCGCCTCATTGATGAGGATATTATTGTCGTCGCGACAAACGGCATTATTATCGCGAGCACCGATACGACGCGCATCGGACAATTTCATGAAGGAGCGTTTCTCGTTTGCCAAGAAAAGAAAAAACGGATTATAACAAAAGAAGATGAAAACGTATTGCGAGGCGTAAAAGCGGGCATCAACTTGCCGATTTTTTTTCACGGCGATGTGATCGGTGTCATCGGCATTACAGGCGATCCGAAAAAAGTGTCGCCTTATGGAGAACTGTTAAAAAAAATGACCGAGCTTCTTATTCAAGAAAACTATTACATCGAACAACTGCAACTCGAAGCACGGACGCTTGAAACGTTCGTGTTCGAATGGCTGCAAGCGCGTGAATGGTCGCCATCGTTTTACGAACGCGCCCAACTGTTTCATATTGACTTGCATGCGAAACGGCGCGTCATGATCGCTTCGTTAAAGGAAACAAAACAAACGATTTCCGTTGACATGTGGAAATACGTTCAAACCGTTTGGAGCGATGCACGTGACGTCATCGTCCGTTGGGGAAACGATCGCTTACTTATTTTACAAACAGACGATGACAAAGAACGAACGATCGCTAAAATCAAAACGATGCAACGCGCACTATTAGACAAATACGATGTGACGCTTCATATCGGATGCGGAAAAATGGGAGATAGTAAACAGGCGTATCATTCGTATAAGCAAGCCGAACGTGCCCTTCATATCGCCAAACAAACAGGCGACATCGTTTTCGATGAGGATTTACGATTGGACATGTGTTTAGAAGACATTTCGCTTGCGACAAAGCAAGAACTCATTAAACGAACAATTGCGCCGTTCATCCATGACGAACAACTGCTTCATACGTTACGTACATTTTTTTCTAACAACTTATCGCTCAAACAAACAGCCGAAGCGCTTCACATTCATATTAATACGCTTCATTATCGGCTAAAAAAAGTACAAGAATATACAAATTTAAACGTGCGCCATATCGAACATGTCGTCACTTTATATTTAGCCATTCGTTTTTTGGATGAAACAACAAAAAAATAAGATGTAAACGTTTTATTTTTATATATTCATCCATAGCGGGTTTTCCCGCTTTTTTTTATGCTTATAGTAAAAATGGGAGAAAGAAGGTCGATGACATGATCACTGAACAAGTGAAACGACAGTTCATTGACATCGTCGGTGCAGAAAACTACGATGATTCGAAAGCCGGACGGCTCGTTTATTCCTATGACGCAACACCAAACTTTCAATCGCTTCCTGATGCCGTCATCGCACCACGCAACACAAAAGAAGTGAGTGAAATCGTAAAAATTTGCAACAACGAACGCATTCCGATCGTTCCGCGCGGTTCAGGCACAAATCTTTGTGCAGGCACATGCCCAACGGAAGGCGGCATCGTCATGTTGTTTAAACATATGAATCGCATATTAGAAATTGATGAAGAAAACTTAACGGTTACCGTTCAGCCGGGCGTTATTACGCTTGACCTTATTCACGCTGTCGAAGCAAAAGGACTATTTTATCCGCCCGATCCAAGCTCGATGAAAATTTCAACGATCGGCGGCAACATTAATGAAAATTCCGGCGGTTTGCGCGGTTTAAAGTACGGCGTGACGCGCGATTACGTCATGGGGCTTGAAGTTGTACTCGCCAACGGTGACATCATTCGCACGGGCGGAAAGCTCGCGAAAGACGTCGCTGGCTACGATTTGACGCGCCTGTTTGTCGGCTCGGAAGGCACGCTCGGTATTATTACAGAAGCGACGTTAAAACTGATTCCAATGCCGGAAACGAAACAAACGATGCTCGCGCTTTATGAAGATTTAGAAGCGGCCGCTCGCTCTGTTTCAGCGATTATCGCCAATAAAATCATCCCGACGACGCTTGAGTTTTTAGATCAACCGACGTTACAAGTCGTCGAGTCGTTTGTCAACATCGGCTTGCCGACAGACGTGAAAGCGGTATTGCTCATCGAACAAGATGGACCGAAAGAAGTCGTTGAGCGAGATATGAAAGCGATGGCGCGCATTTGTCAGGAGCAACATGCCATTTCCGTCCAAGTAGCCAAAACAGAAGAAGAAGCAAATAACTTGCGCACAGCGAGACGTTCGGCGTTATCGGCACTCGCCCGTTTAAAACCGACGACGATTTTAGAAGATGCGACCGTTCCGCGCTCACAAATTGCAAATATGGTGAAAGCGATTAACGACATTGCGAAAAAGTATAACGTCACCATTTGCACGTTCGGTCACGCAGGAGACGGCAATCTTCATCCGACATGTCCGACTGATGTGCGCGACAAAGACGAACTGCATCGCGTCGAGCAGGCGTTTGAAGACATATTCGCCAAAGCGATTGAGCTTGGCGGCACGATTACAGGCGAACATGGCGTCGGCGTCATGAAAGCGCCGTATGTAGAGTGGAAGCTCGGCAAAGAAGGAATCGCGGCGATGAAGGCGATTAAGCAAGCGCTCGATCCGAACAACATTATGAATCCGGGAAAAGTGTTCGCCAAAAGTACGCGTAAACGGGTGGTGGTAACACGATGAAAAACGAACAGCTCGCAAAACCATTTCAAGCGCGCATGAATGAAGACGAACTACTAAACTGTATGCGCTGCGGTTTTTGTTTGCCGACATGTCCGACGTATATTGAATCTGGGTTTCAAGAGTCGCACTCGCCGCGCGGACGGATCGCATTAATGAAAGCGGTCGTTGATGGACTTATTGAACTAGACGAAGATGTCGAACGTTCCCTGCAACTATGTCTTGGCTGCCGCGCGTGTGAACCGGTTTGCCCTTCTGGCGTGCGCTACGG
It encodes:
- a CDS encoding LacI family transcriptional regulator → MTTIKDIAKAAGVSVTTVSRALNGYSDVSEKTRRKIMDIAKQLNYSPNTLARSLVMNKSKTIGLLVSGMTRSAVKDNFTFEVMTGVNDYIAKTDYDVILFNTNSTKQREKTYSQLCRERRVDGVILQGIKTDDPYLTEVVESDIPCVLIDIPIQSDRVGYVTTDNVHGAKKAVQHLLELGHRHIAMMNGHDYAFVSKQRLQGFYEAMEEANVPVQKEWIVNGDFSEEIAEARAYELFTKHQHITAIFCASDLMALGVMKALKQLGLRVPEDVSVVGYDDILLASYVSPALTTVAQNKFQMGYEAASMLIDMLEGNEAKVVTLRTQLVERESTAPVKKG
- a CDS encoding IS110 family transposase produces the protein MKLYVGIDVSSTDLYTCIMDQEGNTCAQFKADNHLLGATFLRDQILLWANKRQPSEILIGMEATSVYSWHPAMFFHQQEELKSWNVKVFTINPKLIRKFKEAYTDLDKTDGIDAWIIADRLRFGRLKVTAVMQEQFIALQRLTRMRYHLVHQLTREKQYFLQHLFYKCSSFTQEVDSSVFGHAILELLLESFSLDEISQADVQQLADFLRQKGRNRFADPECIAKSIQKAARSSYRLSKCVEDSIDLLLGLSIQSIRSLQAQIKELDKAITRHLEGIPNTLQTIPGIGPVYAAGILAEIGQIERFDNQAALAKYAGLTWSKHQSGRFQAEETSLIRSGNRYLRYYLVEAANSVQRHDASFRAYYRKKYEEVPKHQHKRALVLTARKLVRVIDALLRNGQIYTPRKGEDR
- a CDS encoding chemotaxis protein — translated: MKGRWTKRFQKKKKTAEANKTTTIGKKYGIVFSFATLLFVSVFIFVFLLVNNLTNVVKQVEQKSDQAILITDLGSLFKQKYIVITDYMTNPRPETLWHYNDLTDQFNKKMKQLKPHMRTEEAKTIYNSTISIENQLNDLLYKTIQPAVLSYRDRGEQIDIFQVISFQNKASTIRDMSIEKLDILRKIVMDDRHTLTTQMNDTIAKNMFMMIITVVVALVLSTISLIVVSRKISRRLQQVVHVCHELARGNLRVERLTDKENDEVTKIAEAMNELADGLEQSIAQIQAAATYVNDMSQTLRQNAEATTEANEQITQAILEVASGADEQVNVSKQTNEAVHDVSDALTTVMTKVSETTKRTNEATKRVHEGTALVEQTVAQMKLIREQIERLASVIESLNDKSKEIHQIVGFITSISDQTNLLALNAAIEAARAGEHGKGFGVVAEEVRKLAEQTAHAAGNIRTLAEQSQTQTAHAVHVMNESSESFQTGHSLVEQVGHIFRSISTDMARVQAESDTVHDTIRAVDEKVKTMTAFADQIIDISSQSARNIEQVAATTEEQNATMQELLASSQELASTAEQLRQAVARFHM
- a CDS encoding carbohydrate diacid regulator, which encodes MLSPHLAKKIVSDVRRLIDEDIIVVATNGIIIASTDTTRIGQFHEGAFLVCQEKKKRIITKEDENVLRGVKAGINLPIFFHGDVIGVIGITGDPKKVSPYGELLKKMTELLIQENYYIEQLQLEARTLETFVFEWLQAREWSPSFYERAQLFHIDLHAKRRVMIASLKETKQTISVDMWKYVQTVWSDARDVIVRWGNDRLLILQTDDDKERTIAKIKTMQRALLDKYDVTLHIGCGKMGDSKQAYHSYKQAERALHIAKQTGDIVFDEDLRLDMCLEDISLATKQELIKRTIAPFIHDEQLLHTLRTFFSNNLSLKQTAEALHIHINTLHYRLKKVQEYTNLNVRHIEHVVTLYLAIRFLDETTKK
- a CDS encoding glycolate oxidase subunit GlcD is translated as MITEQVKRQFIDIVGAENYDDSKAGRLVYSYDATPNFQSLPDAVIAPRNTKEVSEIVKICNNERIPIVPRGSGTNLCAGTCPTEGGIVMLFKHMNRILEIDEENLTVTVQPGVITLDLIHAVEAKGLFYPPDPSSMKISTIGGNINENSGGLRGLKYGVTRDYVMGLEVVLANGDIIRTGGKLAKDVAGYDLTRLFVGSEGTLGIITEATLKLIPMPETKQTMLALYEDLEAAARSVSAIIANKIIPTTLEFLDQPTLQVVESFVNIGLPTDVKAVLLIEQDGPKEVVERDMKAMARICQEQHAISVQVAKTEEEANNLRTARRSALSALARLKPTTILEDATVPRSQIANMVKAINDIAKKYNVTICTFGHAGDGNLHPTCPTDVRDKDELHRVEQAFEDIFAKAIELGGTITGEHGVGVMKAPYVEWKLGKEGIAAMKAIKQALDPNNIMNPGKVFAKSTRKRVVVTR